In Pseudomonas sp. MTM4, one genomic interval encodes:
- a CDS encoding DUF4168 domain-containing protein, producing MTKLKTRLVSASLAALFMAAGASQVSAQQATQATQPAPAIQASDISDQKLEKFADSLGEIMEIREDFTAKLEKTGDPAEAQQLQQEANEKMMSSVEDNDLSIEEYNAINQAVQSDPQLRDRVIAMVQK from the coding sequence ATGACCAAGCTGAAAACCCGCCTTGTATCCGCCAGCCTCGCCGCCCTGTTCATGGCCGCCGGCGCTTCCCAGGTGTCGGCGCAGCAGGCCACCCAGGCCACTCAGCCCGCCCCGGCCATACAGGCGTCGGACATCAGCGACCAGAAGCTGGAGAAGTTCGCCGACTCGCTGGGCGAAATCATGGAGATTCGCGAGGACTTCACCGCCAAGCTCGAGAAGACCGGCGACCCGGCCGAGGCCCAGCAGCTACAGCAAGAGGCCAATGAGAAGATGATGAGCAGCGTCGAGGACAACGACCTCAGCATCGAGGAATACAACGCCATCAACCAGGCCGTACAGAGCGACCCACAACTGCGTGATCGCGTCATCGCCATGGTGCAAAAATAA
- a CDS encoding ATP-binding protein, with the protein MAHVAVWQRTSTLRGALLLKVVIPLVAIMLGFSYLLLWTVERNSERRLQEEVELVARAVRLPLSDSLEKQHDRTSQQVLESVLGVGRVYGAYLYDHQGELVAFAGAIEPDQDQSSIQELTADGKRRGGYQRIRGREVYSYFVPLEQSGGRINGLLQVTRRGTDFERDTRRLRVIAGISAAVLALAAVCIVLLGHWSAIGRHLQQLTQSMARVASGDRRHRAPRSGPQEIAVLGRALNQMLDSIADAEQRMAEQKAREAELEARLRRTQQLAAVGRLAAGVAHELGSPLSVIDGKAQRVLRSEHLEDGQRKGLLQIRSQVQRLSQIVRQLLEFGRAAGLPARRMPADVLAHSAAAAVADELAALKVALMLKAPATALHCEVDPPRFEQALTNLLRNAAQASPGGRVLLRWWREDDCLLFQVEDDGPGVAEQHRAALFEPFFTTKPVGKGSGLGLAVAHGVVAECGGRIELVESSLGGAAFRISLALADEEDKDAAG; encoded by the coding sequence ATGGCACATGTAGCAGTTTGGCAAAGAACTTCGACCCTGCGCGGCGCGTTGCTGTTGAAGGTCGTGATCCCGCTGGTGGCGATCATGCTCGGCTTCAGTTACCTGTTGCTGTGGACGGTCGAGCGCAACAGCGAGCGGCGTTTGCAGGAAGAGGTCGAGCTGGTCGCGCGGGCGGTCCGGCTGCCACTCAGCGACAGTCTGGAAAAACAGCACGACCGCACTTCGCAGCAGGTACTGGAGTCGGTGCTTGGCGTCGGTCGTGTTTATGGCGCCTATCTCTATGACCATCAGGGCGAATTGGTGGCCTTTGCCGGGGCCATCGAGCCGGATCAGGATCAATCCTCGATTCAGGAGCTGACCGCCGACGGCAAGCGTCGTGGCGGCTATCAGCGCATCCGCGGGCGCGAGGTGTATTCCTACTTCGTGCCGCTCGAACAGAGCGGCGGACGCATCAATGGGCTGTTGCAGGTCACTCGTCGCGGGACGGATTTCGAGCGCGACACACGCCGGCTGCGCGTGATCGCCGGCATTTCCGCAGCGGTGCTGGCGTTGGCGGCGGTCTGCATCGTCCTGCTCGGTCACTGGTCGGCCATCGGCCGGCATTTGCAACAGCTGACCCAGAGCATGGCGCGGGTCGCTTCGGGGGATCGCCGTCATCGCGCACCTCGCAGCGGCCCCCAGGAGATCGCCGTACTGGGTCGCGCGCTGAACCAGATGCTCGACAGCATCGCCGATGCCGAACAGCGCATGGCCGAGCAGAAGGCGCGCGAGGCGGAACTCGAAGCCCGCTTGCGGCGCACCCAGCAACTGGCCGCGGTGGGTCGTCTGGCGGCCGGTGTCGCCCATGAACTGGGCAGTCCGCTCAGCGTCATCGATGGCAAGGCGCAGCGTGTTTTACGCAGCGAGCATCTGGAAGACGGGCAACGCAAGGGCCTGTTGCAGATACGCAGTCAGGTGCAGCGCCTGAGTCAAATCGTCCGGCAATTGCTGGAATTTGGCCGCGCCGCTGGCCTTCCGGCCCGACGAATGCCCGCCGATGTACTGGCGCATTCGGCGGCCGCCGCGGTGGCCGACGAGCTGGCCGCGCTGAAGGTTGCACTCATGCTCAAGGCGCCTGCCACGGCTCTGCATTGCGAGGTCGATCCGCCGCGCTTCGAACAGGCCCTGACCAATCTACTGCGCAACGCCGCCCAGGCCAGTCCGGGCGGCCGCGTGCTGCTGCGTTGGTGGCGGGAGGACGACTGCCTGCTGTTCCAAGTCGAGGACGACGGCCCCGGTGTGGCCGAGCAGCATCGCGCGGCCCTGTTCGAGCCGTTCTTCACCACCAAACCGGTAGGCAAGGGCAGTGGGCTCGGGCTCGCCGTGGCCCATGGCGTGGTGGCCGAATGTGGCGGCCGTATCGAATTGGTCGAAAGCTCGCTGGGTGGTGCGGCGTTTCGTATTTCTCTGGCGCTGGCTGATGAGGAGGATAAGGATGCAGCAGGATGA
- a CDS encoding sigma-54 dependent transcriptional regulator — MQQDDSAPQRVLVVEDDDGLRQLLVEELEDRALTVQSMASAEDAVPLLESWEPDLVISDLRLPGADGMALLRRVKAMQAAPAFLVITAFGSIQQAVAALKEGADEFLTKPLDLDHLGLAVSRALETRRLRGEVRRFQQLLSDDRFHGMLGRSRAMRELFDQIRQLARAAGPVLVIGESGTGKELVARAVHAESERAQRPFLAINCAGLPAELLESEFFGHAAGAFTGANRAHKGLFQQADGGTLFLDEIGEMPLPLQAKLLRVLQEGTIRPVGGERELSVDVRIIAASNRPLETAAGRESFREDLFFRLETFILQVPPLRDREEDRELLAAGFVAHFAARDGRPVRGLSRTALEQLRRYPFPGNVRELQNAMERAVTFCHGRDIELEQLPTRIASYQESTPATRADELLGLMIDGPLLPTLDELEMRYIHHVLERVEGNKRRAAALLGIGRRTLYRRLGEKEQDPEEG; from the coding sequence ATGCAGCAGGATGACAGCGCGCCGCAGCGGGTGCTTGTGGTGGAAGATGACGACGGTCTGCGTCAGCTATTGGTCGAGGAGCTGGAAGACCGCGCGTTAACGGTGCAATCTATGGCCAGCGCCGAAGATGCCGTGCCGCTGCTGGAGAGCTGGGAACCGGATCTGGTAATCAGCGACCTGCGCCTGCCGGGCGCCGATGGCATGGCGCTGCTGCGGCGGGTCAAGGCAATGCAGGCGGCGCCAGCGTTTCTGGTGATCACCGCGTTCGGCAGTATTCAGCAGGCGGTGGCGGCCTTGAAGGAAGGCGCCGATGAGTTTCTGACCAAGCCGCTGGATCTGGATCATCTTGGTCTCGCCGTTTCGCGTGCGCTGGAGACCCGTCGTTTACGCGGCGAGGTGCGGCGCTTTCAGCAGCTGCTCAGCGACGACCGCTTTCACGGCATGCTCGGTCGCAGTCGAGCGATGCGCGAGTTGTTCGACCAGATCCGCCAGCTGGCCCGCGCGGCTGGTCCCGTGCTGGTGATCGGCGAAAGTGGCACCGGCAAGGAACTGGTCGCCCGCGCCGTGCATGCCGAGAGTGAGCGGGCGCAGCGGCCTTTCCTGGCGATCAACTGTGCTGGGCTGCCGGCCGAATTGCTGGAAAGCGAGTTCTTCGGCCACGCCGCCGGCGCCTTTACCGGCGCCAACCGCGCGCACAAGGGGCTGTTCCAACAGGCCGACGGCGGCACTTTGTTTCTCGACGAGATCGGCGAAATGCCGTTGCCGTTGCAGGCCAAACTGCTGCGCGTGCTGCAGGAGGGCACCATTCGCCCGGTGGGTGGCGAGCGCGAACTGAGTGTCGACGTACGCATCATCGCCGCCAGTAACCGTCCGCTGGAAACGGCTGCTGGCCGCGAGTCGTTTCGCGAAGATCTGTTCTTCCGTCTGGAGACCTTCATCCTTCAAGTGCCCCCGCTGCGCGACCGCGAAGAGGATCGCGAGCTTCTCGCCGCCGGTTTCGTCGCGCACTTCGCTGCACGCGACGGGCGACCCGTGCGTGGCCTGTCGCGCACCGCGCTGGAACAGCTGCGGCGCTATCCGTTCCCCGGCAACGTACGCGAACTGCAGAACGCCATGGAGCGCGCGGTGACCTTCTGTCATGGGCGTGACATCGAGCTGGAGCAATTGCCGACGCGCATCGCCAGCTATCAGGAAAGCACGCCCGCAACCCGCGCCGACGAACTGCTCGGGCTGATGATCGACGGCCCGTTGCTGCCGACTCTGGACGAGCTGGAGATGCGTTACATCCACCACGTGCTGGAGCGGGTCGAGGGCAACAAACGTCGTGCCGCAGCCTTGCTCGGGATCGGTCGTCGGACCCTGTATCGGCGCCTGGGTGAGAAAGAGCAGGACCCGGAGGAAGGCTGA
- a CDS encoding TAXI family TRAP transporter solute-binding subunit, with protein MKGKSLAWIFSAALAGTGLSGVAQAQEQFVTIGTGGQTGVYYVAGQSICRFVNRNAEGVKCNAPASGGGVANVNGLRSGEFNFGIMQSDHQYKAMEGLSPFEKEGAMDDIRAIFSLQSEVFTVLARRDANIKGLDDLKGKRVNIGNPGSGQRDTLEEIMKVKGWDQSVFSLAAELKPAELASALGDNNIDAMTYFVGHPNGAIQEATTTVDAVLVPITGPEIDKLLAEKTYYTKAEIPGGMYAGNDSATQSIGGKAVLSTTSKVDAEVVYKLVKSVFENIERFQRLHPAFKDLKPEDMIKVGLSAPLHEGAERYYKERGWM; from the coding sequence GTGAAAGGCAAATCCTTGGCATGGATATTTTCCGCCGCGTTGGCGGGGACCGGTCTGAGCGGTGTGGCTCAGGCGCAAGAACAATTCGTGACCATCGGTACCGGTGGCCAAACGGGTGTTTACTACGTTGCTGGTCAGTCGATCTGCCGCTTCGTCAATCGCAATGCTGAAGGCGTCAAGTGCAACGCGCCAGCCAGTGGCGGCGGTGTGGCCAACGTCAACGGACTGCGTAGCGGTGAGTTCAACTTCGGCATCATGCAGTCGGACCATCAATACAAGGCGATGGAAGGTCTGTCGCCGTTCGAGAAAGAGGGCGCGATGGACGACATCCGCGCGATCTTCTCCCTGCAGAGCGAAGTTTTCACCGTATTGGCGCGCCGTGACGCCAACATCAAGGGTCTGGACGACCTCAAGGGCAAGCGCGTCAATATAGGTAACCCCGGTTCCGGCCAGCGCGACACCCTGGAAGAAATCATGAAAGTGAAGGGCTGGGACCAGTCGGTCTTCAGTCTCGCAGCGGAACTCAAGCCGGCCGAACTGGCCAGTGCGCTGGGTGACAACAACATCGATGCCATGACCTACTTCGTCGGTCACCCCAACGGCGCGATTCAGGAAGCCACCACCACCGTCGATGCGGTTCTGGTACCGATCACCGGCCCGGAAATCGACAAGCTGCTGGCTGAGAAGACCTACTACACCAAGGCTGAAATTCCGGGCGGCATGTACGCCGGCAACGACAGCGCAACCCAGTCGATCGGTGGCAAGGCGGTGCTCTCCACCACTTCCAAGGTCGATGCTGAAGTTGTCTACAAGCTGGTCAAGTCGGTGTTCGAGAACATCGAGCGGTTCCAGCGTCTGCACCCCGCGTTCAAGGACCTCAAGCCGGAAGACATGATCAAGGTCGGCCTGTCCGCGCCTTTGCATGAAGGCGCCGAGCGCTACTACAAGGAACGTGGCTGGATGTAA
- a CDS encoding TRAP transporter permease, giving the protein MQDNQLSTEELVAKDVGARMPEGAMAKAIAGLALLWSLFQLWIASPLPFMLRFGVLNDTETRSIHLAFALLLAFLAYPAFKRSPRDRVPLIDIALGLVAAASAAYLFIFYQQLAQRPGNLTTADLVTACIGIPLLLEATRRALGPPLAIIALIFIIYSLAGPYMPGLLAHRGVSFTAMANHQWITTEGVFGIALGVSTSFVFLFVLFGALLERAGAGHYFIQLAFSLLGHMRGGPAKAAVVASGMTGLISGSSIANVVTTGTFTIPMMKKVGFSKEKAGAVEVASSVNGQIMPPVMGAAAFLMVEYVGIPYVEIIKHAFLPAAISYIALLYIVHLEALKQNMQPIGTHQPKPWLRRLTGFAFGAALISGLSLAVYYGLGWLKPALGDYALPGISVLLTLVYLALLKIAASNPPLPAEDPDKPLEELPNTRAVLLSGLHFLLPVVVLVWCLMIERLSPGLSAFWGTVMLVIILLTQRPLLSWMRRDGHQHGGFVDGIVDLREGLIAGARNMIGIGIATAAAGIIVGAVSQTGVGLVLADLVEMLSMGNLFLMLLLVAVFSLILGMGLPTTANYIVVSSLLAPVVVALGQQNGLIVPLIAVHLFVFYFGIMADVTPPVGLASFAAAAVSKGDPIKTGVTAFYYSLRTAALPFLFIFNTDLLLIDVGLWHGILIFLVATGAMLVFAAGTQGYFLVRNRWYESVLLLLVAFTLFRPGFWMDIVHDPYRDIPPAQLVQALEAVDEDSQLRLRIRGEDAVGDAREFSLLVAIPNGATGEEKLEKLGLMTYEQDGKVLVDSVTFGSPAAELGLEFDQEILAVRAPTDRWAKEWMWLPGLALFGLVVWMQRRRKSS; this is encoded by the coding sequence ATGCAAGACAACCAACTGTCCACCGAAGAGCTCGTTGCCAAGGACGTCGGCGCGCGAATGCCCGAAGGTGCCATGGCGAAAGCGATCGCGGGCCTGGCCCTGCTCTGGTCGCTTTTCCAGCTGTGGATCGCCTCGCCGCTGCCCTTCATGCTGCGCTTCGGTGTGCTCAATGACACCGAAACCCGCTCCATCCATCTGGCATTTGCGCTGTTGCTGGCGTTTCTGGCCTATCCGGCGTTCAAGCGTTCACCGCGCGATAGAGTGCCGTTGATCGATATCGCGCTGGGCCTGGTGGCTGCCGCCAGCGCCGCTTATCTTTTCATCTTTTATCAACAGCTGGCGCAGCGCCCGGGCAACCTGACGACCGCCGATCTGGTCACAGCCTGCATCGGCATTCCTCTGTTGCTGGAAGCCACTCGCCGCGCACTCGGCCCGCCGCTGGCGATCATCGCGCTGATATTTATCATCTACAGCCTGGCTGGTCCTTATATGCCGGGGCTGCTGGCGCACCGCGGAGTGAGCTTCACCGCGATGGCCAACCATCAGTGGATCACCACCGAGGGCGTGTTCGGCATCGCCCTGGGCGTATCCACCAGTTTCGTCTTTCTCTTCGTGCTGTTCGGCGCGCTGCTCGAACGCGCCGGTGCCGGGCACTACTTCATCCAATTGGCGTTCAGCCTGCTCGGCCACATGCGTGGCGGGCCGGCCAAGGCAGCAGTCGTCGCTTCGGGCATGACCGGTCTGATTTCCGGTTCCTCGATCGCCAACGTGGTCACCACCGGCACCTTCACCATTCCGATGATGAAAAAGGTCGGTTTCTCCAAGGAAAAAGCCGGTGCGGTGGAGGTGGCGTCCTCGGTCAATGGCCAGATCATGCCGCCGGTGATGGGGGCTGCGGCATTCCTGATGGTCGAGTATGTCGGCATTCCCTATGTGGAAATCATCAAGCACGCCTTCCTGCCAGCGGCAATTTCCTATATTGCGCTGCTGTACATCGTGCACCTGGAAGCGCTCAAGCAGAACATGCAGCCGATCGGCACGCACCAGCCCAAACCCTGGCTGCGCCGCCTGACCGGCTTTGCCTTCGGTGCGGCGTTGATTTCCGGACTCTCGCTGGCCGTCTACTACGGTCTCGGCTGGCTCAAGCCGGCCCTTGGCGATTACGCGCTGCCCGGCATTTCGGTGCTGCTGACGCTGGTTTATCTGGCGCTGCTGAAAATCGCAGCGAGCAATCCGCCATTGCCGGCTGAGGATCCGGACAAGCCGCTGGAAGAACTACCGAACACTCGTGCGGTGCTGCTTTCGGGGCTGCACTTCCTGCTGCCGGTTGTAGTACTGGTCTGGTGCCTGATGATCGAGCGGCTGTCACCCGGCCTGTCAGCATTCTGGGGCACGGTAATGCTGGTGATCATCCTACTGACCCAGCGTCCTCTGCTCAGCTGGATGCGCCGCGACGGTCACCAGCACGGCGGCTTCGTGGATGGCATCGTCGACCTGCGCGAAGGTCTGATCGCAGGCGCGCGCAACATGATCGGCATCGGTATCGCCACCGCGGCGGCGGGCATCATCGTCGGTGCGGTCTCGCAGACTGGCGTCGGTCTGGTGCTGGCCGATCTGGTCGAAATGCTGTCGATGGGCAATCTGTTCCTGATGCTCCTGCTCGTCGCGGTCTTCAGCCTGATCCTTGGCATGGGCCTGCCGACGACCGCCAACTACATCGTGGTGTCCAGTCTGCTGGCGCCGGTGGTGGTGGCGCTGGGGCAGCAGAACGGGCTGATCGTGCCGCTGATCGCCGTGCACCTGTTCGTCTTCTACTTCGGCATCATGGCTGACGTCACGCCGCCCGTGGGGCTGGCCTCGTTCGCGGCTGCCGCGGTGTCCAAGGGCGACCCGATCAAGACCGGGGTCACGGCGTTCTATTACAGCCTGCGCACCGCCGCGCTACCGTTCCTATTCATCTTCAATACCGATTTGTTGCTGATCGATGTCGGGCTCTGGCATGGCATCCTGATTTTCCTGGTCGCCACTGGTGCGATGCTGGTCTTCGCCGCCGGTACTCAAGGCTACTTCCTGGTACGTAACCGCTGGTATGAAAGCGTGCTGCTGTTGCTGGTGGCCTTTACCCTGTTCCGGCCAGGCTTCTGGATGGACATCGTGCATGACCCCTACCGCGACATCCCGCCGGCGCAATTGGTACAGGCGCTGGAAGCCGTGGACGAGGACAGCCAGCTTCGCCTGCGCATTCGCGGCGAGGACGCGGTGGGCGACGCGCGGGAATTCAGCCTGTTGGTGGCAATTCCGAATGGAGCGACCGGCGAGGAGAAGCTGGAAAAGCTTGGCCTCATGACCTATGAGCAAGACGGCAAGGTGCTGGTCGACAGCGTCACCTTCGGCAGCCCCGCCGCCGAGCTGGGCCTGGAGTTCGATCAGGAAATCCTGGCGGTCCGCGCGCCCACCGATCGTTGGGCCAAGGAATGGATGTGGCTACCCGGCCTCGCGCTGTTCGGCCTCGTCGTCTGGATGCAGCGGCGTCGTAAGTCGAGCTAA
- a CDS encoding Na/Pi cotransporter family protein encodes MLTLLHLLSSIALLVWGTHIVRTGIMRVYGSHLRRLLGHSMANAPMAFTAGIGVTALVQSSNATALLAISFVAQGLMALPTALAIMLGADVGTALMARVLTLDLSWLSPVLTLVGVCLFLSRKQTRAGQLGRVLIGLGLIILALQLIVQAAAPITEARGMRVLFSSLAGDTLLAVVVGALFAVLSYSSLAAVLLTATLASAGLISLPVALGVVIGANVGSGVLAWFNATAQPASARRVALGNLLYKLAGLVVLPFLPMLVEWMATLGYSAQTQVIAFHLVYNTARCVLLLPTVGLMARLCERLLPERVLDGGIAQPRHLDPTALDTPSLALANAVRETLRIGDLVETMLARLLEVLREDRPEPGEEIRRLDDDVDALYSGVKLYLARMPREDLAEQESLRWAEIIELAINLEQAGDIIEHMLGKVQNIKTSKRRSFSDSGLDELSQLHALLSANLSLGLSVFLSGDSHSARQLLQQKRQFRKRERELAHAHVHRLHQQVVESIETSAAHLELIADMKRLNSLFCSAAYAALDGAGSGKNRPSAETSHDAAPAEHHLPGRPA; translated from the coding sequence ATGTTGACGTTGCTGCACCTGCTTTCCTCCATCGCATTACTGGTCTGGGGCACGCATATCGTGCGGACCGGGATCATGCGGGTCTATGGTTCGCATCTGCGGCGGCTGCTCGGCCACAGCATGGCCAACGCGCCGATGGCGTTCACCGCCGGCATCGGCGTCACCGCTTTGGTACAGAGCAGCAACGCGACCGCATTGCTGGCGATCTCGTTCGTTGCGCAGGGGCTGATGGCGCTGCCCACCGCCCTCGCGATCATGCTCGGCGCGGATGTCGGCACGGCGTTGATGGCGCGGGTGCTGACGCTGGACCTGTCATGGCTGTCGCCGGTGCTCACGCTGGTCGGAGTCTGTCTGTTTCTGTCGCGCAAGCAGACCCGCGCTGGCCAGCTCGGGCGCGTACTGATCGGCCTGGGGCTGATCATTTTGGCCCTGCAGTTGATCGTCCAGGCCGCCGCGCCAATCACCGAAGCGCGCGGCATGCGCGTACTGTTCTCGTCGCTGGCCGGCGACACTTTGCTGGCGGTGGTCGTGGGCGCGCTGTTCGCGGTGCTCTCCTACTCCAGCCTCGCCGCGGTGCTGCTCACCGCGACCCTCGCCAGCGCCGGATTGATCAGCCTGCCGGTGGCGCTCGGCGTGGTGATTGGCGCCAACGTCGGCAGTGGCGTACTGGCCTGGTTCAACGCCACCGCGCAACCGGCATCTGCACGCCGCGTGGCGCTGGGCAATCTGCTGTACAAACTCGCCGGGCTGGTGGTATTGCCCTTCCTGCCAATGCTGGTCGAGTGGATGGCGACGCTCGGCTACAGCGCGCAGACTCAGGTCATCGCCTTTCATCTGGTCTACAACACGGCGCGCTGCGTGCTGTTGCTGCCCACGGTGGGCCTGATGGCCAGGCTATGCGAGCGCCTGCTGCCGGAACGTGTGCTGGATGGCGGTATCGCTCAGCCGCGCCATCTGGACCCGACCGCTCTGGACACGCCCAGCCTGGCCCTGGCCAACGCCGTACGCGAAACCCTGCGCATCGGTGATCTGGTGGAAACCATGCTGGCGCGCCTGCTGGAAGTGCTACGCGAGGACCGACCGGAGCCGGGTGAGGAGATTCGTCGCCTGGATGACGATGTCGATGCGCTCTACAGCGGCGTGAAGCTCTATCTGGCGCGCATGCCGCGTGAAGATCTGGCCGAGCAGGAAAGCCTGCGCTGGGCGGAAATCATCGAGCTGGCGATCAACCTGGAACAGGCTGGCGACATCATCGAGCACATGCTCGGCAAGGTGCAGAACATCAAGACGTCCAAGCGACGCTCGTTCTCCGACAGCGGACTGGATGAGCTCAGCCAGTTGCACGCCCTGCTCAGCGCCAACCTGAGCCTCGGCCTGTCGGTATTCCTGTCCGGCGATTCGCACAGCGCGCGGCAACTGCTGCAGCAGAAGCGGCAATTTCGCAAGCGTGAACGCGAACTGGCCCATGCGCATGTCCATCGGTTGCATCAGCAGGTGGTCGAAAGCATCGAAACCAGCGCGGCGCATCTGGAGCTGATCGCCGACATGAAGCGGCTGAACTCGTTGTTCTGCAGCGCGGCCTATGCGGCGCTGGACGGCGCAGGTAGCGGCAAGAACCGACCGTCGGCCGAAACATCCCATGACGCGGCGCCGGCCGAGCATCATCTGCCGGGCAGGCCTGCATAG